The sequence below is a genomic window from Sulfuracidifex metallicus DSM 6482 = JCM 9184.
CTAACTGCATTAGCAATCCTCTTGGACGCTGTAAAGAAAGGAGGTGCAATGGCAACGTCATCGGTAGGTGGTCTAAGCGGAGCCTTCATACCGGTGAGCGAAGACTCAGGAATGACCGAAGCAGCACTCTCTGGTTCACTCACGTTTGAAACCTTGATTATGATGTCCGCTGTCTGTAATACCGGAATAGACATGGTTGGAGTGAGCAAGGAATCCGATAAGTCAGAGGTTACTTCGCTCATACTGGATGAGCTCTCATTGGGTCTATCATTAAACAAATCTCTTGGCGTTAGGTTAGTTCCCATAGACGGTAAACCAGGAAGCATAGTGGACTTAGGCGGACTCTTGGGAAAGGTTGTCATAATGCCGCTTAAGGGGATAAAGAGTCAGATATCTAACATGAACGGCTTCATTCCAAACTTCTTAAAGAGGCTAGAATTTGGCTGAAAAAGATAGCCTAAGGTTAACTTCGTCAGATTTCAGCTAAACTCGTAACTTCTATAAAATTCTTCTATTATTCTCACGTGAATTTGAAATAAATTTTTACTAATTGATCTTAAGTTTTAAATAAAAGTTATTGATTTTCTTTGTCCTTCTACAGCTAAATGCCAGTCAACCTATAGAATAGCTTTAAAAGAAGGTCTGAGACGGCTTATTTAAAGACCAGTTTATGAACATACTAAAATATTTAGTTCCTTACATTATTTTTTCAATATTGTCATATTATTTTGCAAAGGATGGAGTTGAACATTCTTCTCCCGTCTTATTTATGGGAATAAGATACATTATAGCTGGGCTTCCCCTTCTAATGATAGTAAAGAAGATAGTAATAAACAAGGATACCATAATCTTGGCAATACTTACTTCAATAAGCTCGGTGCTATGGGGATATGGTCTACTATATGTGTCACCAGCTCAGTCCGCAGTTTTAAGCTATTCCATGCCAATATTTTCCCTCCCTCTGGCACTTATCCTAATTAGGGAGAGACCTCAAAAAGAAGAAATAATAGGACTGCTGGTTGCCACGTTCGGTTTAAGCATATATAGCATACCCTTGCTTAGCGGTTTCGAATTAGAAGGAAGCGAGCTTACCCTTATAAACGCTTTCTTCTGGGCTTCTTACACCGTTTACTATAGGAAGATGAAGGACATGGATCCTTTGATCGTAAATACTTCTCAGTTATTGTTGGGTGGAATAATGATGTTAATAGTTTCTCCCTTGTTTGGGCTAGAGATGCAATTGAACTTTGAAACGTTAACAGATCTCTTTTTCGTAAGTACTTTAGGTGGCTCAGTGACTTTCATATTGTGGAATGTGATGATGAAATACGAGAAAGTAAACAAGGTTACAGTAGCAAGCTTTTCTATCCCAATATTTAGTACTGTACTAGACTCAATTATAACATCTGATATTCCTTCCCTTTACTCAGTTTTTGGTCTATCCCTAATGGCAGTCGGAATTGGCGTGTCTAGATTAAAGGGCGGAGTTGGTAAGGTCAAGCCCAAGAGGCAGCTAAAAATTGTTCATAAAATATGGTGATATGAATAAACATCTAAAAAAATCTTTTTGAGATAAGAAAACTATTTTCAAAATTACAACTGAAGTTTCTCATATATAATGTTACATAATAAAGAATTTAACTTCTTTGAAGATAAATATAGGAAGTCTTAAATTCTACTCCTTTTCCATTTATATGTGGAAAATTCCACTGCAGGACTGACGTTGGTCCTGTTCATCGCTTCTATACTAGGGCTTCTTTTAAATAGGATGAAGTTATCCCCAGTGTTGGCATATCTGCTTGCAGGGTTTTTAGGGAAGTACCTAGGTTTCTCCTATCCTACAGATCTATTTGACTTTCTGACTCTTTTAGCAACAGGACTTGTATCCTTCGAGATAGGAGCTTCTCTCGACGTAAAGAATCTTCAGTCTATTGGTAGAAGAGTCACCCTCACAGTTATTATAGAAACGTCGATAGTAATGGCTACGGTCTTCATTATCTCTAGGTTATTGGACATTTCGTTGATACAAACAGTCATGATAGGGATAATAGGCATTGACTCAAGCACGAGCATCGTTTACAAGTTGTCCGAGAAAAGGATAGATCCTAAGGATAGATCCTTCATGTTAGCGGTAAGCTCGTTAGAAGATGTCATGGTTTTCGTACTGTTCGCTTCACTGCTCGGACAGAGCGTAATTTACACCTTGTTCTTTTCTATGGCTTCCCTCCTTATCGGTATAGGGTTGTCAAGATATTTTATAAGGTATAATGTGTCATTGGGCAGTGAAGCCATCATCCTGTCCGCAATCTCATCTATTTTTCTATTTAATTTAATAAGCGGTTTAGTTGGAATTCCATCTTCCCTTGGATCTTTCATTTTAGGTCTATCAGTTGCAAGTGCAGTTAGAAACGCAGAGAAGGTAGTTGATAGTTTAAAAGGAATTAGAGACTTTTCCCTCATTTTCTTCTTCATAATCGCTGGGACTTTCTTTCAATTTTCCTGGGACGCATTACCATTTCTAATAGTGCTTATGGTAATCAAATATCTAGCTTTTAGTTTTGGGGCGTGGTTAACTGGAGACCAGTTTCTGAAGGCTTTCAGGTTAGGTCTCTATATGATATCCCTAAGCGAATTCGGTTTGATACTCTCCCTTAACGCGATTCAGTTAGGTTATTCAGTTCCTTTAGCTTACGATGTGTCTACCTTGATCATTACTGGATCTTCTACTATTTCCTCCATTTTACTGCTGTTTGAAAAGAGAATTCTAAAATGGATATACAAAATTTCCCAGATCCAGTTTATATCTCAGTTAGACTACATCATAGCTTCTATTTCCAAGAAGGAAGTGAAGATTAAATATCCTTATTTTCTTCTAATTTTAACAAAATTTTCATTTTATAGTATAGCATTACTTTTCTCGTCCTACGTTATAGGGACGTTTCTTGAACTATTTTTACCTAATTATCTTACAATTTTAGCGAGAGCAGTGCTATTTCTCTTCACTTGGATATCTATAACACTACTTTGGCTTTTCGTTGTAAGAAGATTAACTCAGAACATAGAATCTTCGTTGAGAGATATGGTAAGGTGGACTCTTTACGTGTTATCAACTTTGCTTTCAATAGATTGGATGGTAAGCGGTGTCGACGTTTACTCACTCCCTATACCTGGAACATATCTGTTACTATTTTTCCTCGTGTTTATAGCAATATTTTCAATCATATTCAGGAAAAGAGTAGAAGGTTTGATAGAAAATAGGATCAGATAACAGATACCTTATAAGTACCTTATAAGAATTTTTAAAAACTGCTAGTGGAATAGAATGACCTTTAGAGGGCATCGAAAAGGTCAATTTTTAAGATTATGGTGTTTTTAGAGGTAAGTAAAAAGATCTAAATAGACTCTGAAGCCTAGTAGTTATAAATATTAAGAAGATCTACCTATTAGTAATTATATATGGTTTATAGGCAATGTATAAGGGGCAGTGGACAGCTTTGTGAGCTAGAAGTTCAAGTTAGCGATGATAATGAAGTTTACGTGATAAAGAACGGGATAATCAAAAGAGTGAAGAGTTATAGTGACATAATGTCTTATATATCAACTTTGACGCCAGCTTTCAGGGCGATAGTAATAGGTAAACTTGAGGAAGGAGATAAGTTGTATACTGACCTTGTTTAATTTGAAATAACTTTTTTCCCTTATGATTAAACCTATATCTTTTACAAACTTAAAGTGCGTATTTCCTATCCTTTCTCTCAACTGTGTCTTTGATAGACTTTCGTTAAACTTCATATCGTTAAGTAATTCCATTAACTCCTTGACTCTTCTGTGAATTACTGATCTCCAAATACTGTTTTACCTCCTCTTCTATAAAATTAATGCTCTGAGATATTTCGTATAGTTTTTTTATTTTTATTGCTAGCTTTTTGTCTTTCTCTGTAAGTTCGAAATAACCATTTTCTTTCTTTTTTACAATATTTTTTTCTATTAATTCTTCTATATGTTTATCGAAAATAATTGAATTTATTCCCAAAGATTTAATTATTATAGATCTATTTTCTTGGCCTTCATATATTGCCAAAATAATTTCCATATCGAGGCACATAGAGCTTCTTCTAATTGTCATTAAATCTCTCTATTAAAATAAAATACTTATAATCAATACTATATGGATAGTAGCCATAACTGGCGATACGTTATAATTTTAAATATACATATGATATCGAGAAAAAAGTTTTTATTAGACCAACTCCTAGATATAGGTTTTATAGTGAAAAATGTATTAAAATAAAAGAAGATTCATAGAGTCTTGCCCATTGAATACAGAATAGTGAGTAGATAGTCCCTAAGTTCTCTCGTAATGAGAAAGTTTTGTCTTACATGTTCCTTAGCTCTCGCGCCTAGAACATTACCATATTCCTTGTTCTTTAACAGGAAAGTCATGTAATGGGAAGCTCCTTCCACACTGTCAACAAGGTATCCCGTGATTCCGTGTATTACTTGCAGCGGTATGCCACCAGTGTTTCCACCTATTACTGGTCTCTGTTTCCACATTGCCTCACTAACGGTTAGACCAAAGCCTTCCTTTATTGACTTCTGCATTACCACTGCTGAAGCCCTCTGAAATGCGTTAATTTCTAGATCGCTACCTGCAGGTAACATTAGTAAGTGTATGTCCTTTTCATCTCCAACTTCCTTTACTACCTCCTTGTATACTATCTCTCCTTCAGGGTCGTCCGATGCGGGGCTTCCTACGTAAACAAGTTGAGAGTCAACATGAGCTCTGGTCAATTTAAATGCCCTTATCACGCCAATTGGATCCTTGGCACGATCGAACCTGGATACTTGAGTTATTATAGGTTTATTCTCATCTATTTCATATTTTCTCAGTACTCTCCTTACTGTAACGTCATGGATGAATCCGTTCTTTATCGAGAGAGGATCTATTGAGGGAGGTATTACGAACTGTGGAATATCTAGATCGTCCCTACCAAAAGAAGGAACTGAAACTATCATACTTTTGTACTGAGATACGTAATGGCTCAAGAACTTCCAAACCGGAGGAAATGGATTTGAAATATCTATATGGCATCTCCATATCCAAGTGTTGTTCTTCTTGTACTTCACAAGACCTGCAGGTTGAGGGTCATGTATGAACATTACGTCATAATCCAGTGGTACTTCAGTGGAGTTTATCTCTTGCCACTTATCATAGATCTTGAACTGTTCATCGTTAAGGCTACCCGTACCGTTTTGTAAAGAGTTATGAAAAGATTTAGTAACATTAAAGAATTCGGAATCCCCCTAATGATCTTCCAGTCGACGTTTATCCCTAGATCCTTCATAAGGGGAACCATTCTATTTAAGATTTCGGCAACTCCTCCTCCTGCCTTAGTTGAGTTCACATGGAGTACTGAGACTCCCTTTAGCTTCTCCGCAATCTTTACAATGCCGTCTATTTCTTGCTCTCCTACTACAGAAGCGTATTTTTCTATCATAATAGCTCACCCTCCAAGGTTTGTATTATGTCATCCCTTAACCTCTCTTCATCGGTGTAAGTTTGAGGATCGATTATTGACAACTTAGACGCAACGTCGGTAAGACCGAAGTTTTCCTCTAGCCATGCTGAGAAGTCGTTCTTTTTTGACATTCCA
It includes:
- a CDS encoding DMT family transporter, with amino-acid sequence MSYYFAKDGVEHSSPVLFMGIRYIIAGLPLLMIVKKIVINKDTIILAILTSISSVLWGYGLLYVSPAQSAVLSYSMPIFSLPLALILIRERPQKEEIIGLLVATFGLSIYSIPLLSGFELEGSELTLINAFFWASYTVYYRKMKDMDPLIVNTSQLLLGGIMMLIVSPLFGLEMQLNFETLTDLFFVSTLGGSVTFILWNVMMKYEKVNKVTVASFSIPIFSTVLDSIITSDIPSLYSVFGLSLMAVGIGVSRLKGGVGKVKPKRQLKIVHKIW
- a CDS encoding cation:proton antiporter, translated to MENSTAGLTLVLFIASILGLLLNRMKLSPVLAYLLAGFLGKYLGFSYPTDLFDFLTLLATGLVSFEIGASLDVKNLQSIGRRVTLTVIIETSIVMATVFIISRLLDISLIQTVMIGIIGIDSSTSIVYKLSEKRIDPKDRSFMLAVSSLEDVMVFVLFASLLGQSVIYTLFFSMASLLIGIGLSRYFIRYNVSLGSEAIILSAISSIFLFNLISGLVGIPSSLGSFILGLSVASAVRNAEKVVDSLKGIRDFSLIFFFIIAGTFFQFSWDALPFLIVLMVIKYLAFSFGAWLTGDQFLKAFRLGLYMISLSEFGLILSLNAIQLGYSVPLAYDVSTLIITGSSTISSILLLFEKRILKWIYKISQIQFISQLDYIIASISKKEVKIKYPYFLLILTKFSFYSIALLFSSYVIGTFLELFLPNYLTILARAVLFLFTWISITLLWLFVVRRLTQNIESSLRDMVRWTLYVLSTLLSIDWMVSGVDVYSLPIPGTYLLLFFLVFIAIFSIIFRKRVEGLIENRIR
- a CDS encoding winged helix-turn-helix domain-containing protein; translated protein: MTIRRSSMCLDMEIILAIYEGQENRSIIIKSLGINSIIFDKHIEELIEKNIVKKKENGYFELTEKDKKLAIKIKKLYEISQSINFIEEEVKQYLEISNSQKSQGVNGIT